One window of Triticum dicoccoides isolate Atlit2015 ecotype Zavitan chromosome 5A, WEW_v2.0, whole genome shotgun sequence genomic DNA carries:
- the LOC119298601 gene encoding tetrahydrocannabinolic acid synthase-like produces the protein MGMLRVGGCLALAFSLSFFFSCSVASPADGFLRCLLSAKIPSELVYTQSSTNFTDVLASTIRNTKFLTNATARPLCIVTPADASHVQAAVVCGRGHGVRLRVRSGGHDYEGLSYRSVRPSEVFAVVDLGANLRAVRVNRLESTAWVDSGATIGELYYAIAKNDSRIAFPAGECATIGVGGHFSGGAIGMMMRKHGLSADKVLDAKLVNADGHLLDRAGMGEDLFWAIRGGGGGNFGIVLSWKVQLVQVPPTVAVFNIAKTVAEGAVDILARWQHVAPVLPSELTIRVIVQGQQAMFQALYLGPCDSLVATMGDQFPELGMTSADCQPMTWLESAATPFISFGRNGTLEEALLSRTAGQSSAGKIKSDYVQRAIPKAAWEEIFSWFTMDGAGFILLEPHGGFMGSVPAAATPYPHRHGVLYVIQYIAFWQQGGDGTAATAWIGGLYDFMGQHVSKNPRRAYVNFRDLDIGQNDGTPESGEVWGERYFVGNYRRLAAVKAAVDPTDYFSNEQSIPPLR, from the coding sequence ATGGGCATGCTACGAGTCGGAGGCTGCTTAGCACTCGCCTTCTCTCTGAGCTTCTTCTTCTCGTGCTCCGTTGCTTCTCCAGCTGATGGCTTCCTCCGGTGCCTGCTGAGCGCCAAGATACCCAGCGAGCTCGTGTACACGCAGAGCTCCACCAACTTCACCGATGTGCTGGCCTCCACCATCAGGAACACCAAGTTCCTCACCAACGCCACGGCGAGGCCGCTCTGCATCGTCACGCCCGCCGACGCCTCCCACGTCCAGGCCGCCGTGGTATGCGGCCGCGGGCATGGCGTGCGCCTCCGCGTGCGCAGCGGCGGGCACGACTACGAGGGCCTCTCGTACCGGTCCGTGCGGCCTTCCGAGGTGTTCGCGGTGGTCGACCTCGGCGCCAACCTCCGGGCCGTGCGCGTCAACCGGCTCGAGTCCACGGCCTGGGTCGACTCCGGCGCCACCATCGGGGAGCTCTACTACGCCATCGCCAAGAACGACTCCCGGATCGCGTTCCCGGCCGGCGAGTGCGCCACCATCGGCGTGGGCGGCCACTTCAGCGGCGGCGCCATCGGCATGATGATGCGCAAGCACGGCCTCTCCGCCGACAAGGTCCTTGACGCCAAGCTGGTCAACGCAGACGGCCACCTCCTGGACAGGGCCGGCATGGGGGAGGACCTCTTCTGGGCcatccggggcggcggcggcgggaactTCGGCATCGTGCTCTCATGGAAGGTCCAGCTGGTGCAGGTCCCGCCGACGGTGGCGGTGTTCAACATCGCCAAGACGGTCGCCGAGGGCGCCGTGGACATCCTCGCCAGATGGCAGCACGTCGCGCCGGTTCTCCCCAGCGAGCTCACCATAAGGGTGATCGTGCAAGGGCAGCAGGCCATGTTCCAGGCCCTGTACCTCGGCCCATGCGACTCGCTGGTGGCGACGATGGGCGACCAGTTCCCGGAGCTGGGCATGACAAGCGCCGACTGCCAGCCGATGACCTGGCTGGAGTCAGCGGCCACGCCCTTCATCAGCTTCGGCAGGAACGGCACGCTGGAGGAGGCGCTCCTGAGCAGGACCGCCGGGCAGAGCAGCGCCGGGAAGATCAAGTCCGACTACGTCCAGCGCGCCATCCCCAAGGCCGCGTGGGAGGAGATCTTCTCCTGGTTCACCATGGACGGCGCCGGGTTCATCTTGCTGGAGCCCCACGGCGGGTTCATGGGCAGCGTCCCCGCCGCGGCGACGCCCTACCCGCACCGGCACGGCGTGCTGTACGTCATCCAGTACATCGCGTTCTGGCAGCAGGGAGGCGACGGCACGGCGGCGACGGCCTGGATCGGCGGCCTGTACGACTTCATGGGACAGCACGTGAGCAAGAACCCTAGGCGGGCGTACGTCAACTTCCGGGACCTGGACATCGGCCAGAACGATGGCACGCCGGAGAGCGGCGAGGTGTGGGGCGAGCGCTACTTCGTGGGCAACTACCGGCGgctggcggcggtgaaggcggccgtGGATCCCACCGACTACTTCAGCAACGAGCAGAGCATCCCGCCGTTGCGTTGA
- the LOC119304388 gene encoding uncharacterized protein LOC119304388 isoform X2 yields MGDVSTIQRPPGAAAKGDQVGELVSAGWTNDTHNMYISSMEASFMQQLRGQQQHHHHAAPDRNMTHVGLGHGLKPHQEGASDNAGAERNVSRSRDVGARGLPEDPWARRFKPRDSAMNRRGDGVGASDGESGTDTVQGAVPKHGREVVSCVGGNLVDKTSEEVSGQNFPEDEVHSAAQPSKSCKKRRPASSTAAGSFISMLGDKRW; encoded by the exons ATGGGGGACGTGTCCACGATTCAACGCCCGCCCGGCGCTGCCGCCAAG ggtGATCAGGTTGGAGAGCTGGTGTCGGCCGGATGGACCAACGACACCCACAACATGTACATCAGCTCCATGGAGGCATCCTTCATGCAGCAGCTCCGTGGccagcagcagcaccaccaccacgccgctcCTGACAGGAACATGACCCATGTGGGTCTTGGCCATGGGCTCAAGCCACACCAAGAGGGAGCTTCAGATAATGCCGGGGCCGAGAGGAACGTCTCCCGCTCGCGTGATGTGGGCGCAAGAGGCCTGCCCGAGGATCCGTGGGCAAGGCGCTTCAAGCCGCGCGATTCTGCTATGAATCGTCGTGGTGATGGGGTTGGTGCTTCTGATGGTGAATCAGGTACTGATACGGTTCAAGGGGCGGTtccgaagcatggaagagaagtggTCAGTTGCGTTGGAGGAAATCTTGTTGACAAAACCTCAG AAGAAGTCTCTGGTCAAAACTTTCCTGAAGATGAGGTTCATTCCGCTGCTCAGCCAAGCAAATCGTGCAAGAAAAGGAGGCCTGCCTCTTCCACTGCTGCAGGTTCTTTCATCTCGATGCTCGGCGACAAGCGGTGGTGA
- the LOC119304388 gene encoding uncharacterized protein LOC119304388 isoform X1: MGDVSTIQRPPGAAAKQGDQVGELVSAGWTNDTHNMYISSMEASFMQQLRGQQQHHHHAAPDRNMTHVGLGHGLKPHQEGASDNAGAERNVSRSRDVGARGLPEDPWARRFKPRDSAMNRRGDGVGASDGESGTDTVQGAVPKHGREVVSCVGGNLVDKTSEEVSGQNFPEDEVHSAAQPSKSCKKRRPASSTAAGSFISMLGDKRW, encoded by the exons ATGGGGGACGTGTCCACGATTCAACGCCCGCCCGGCGCTGCCGCCAAG cagggtGATCAGGTTGGAGAGCTGGTGTCGGCCGGATGGACCAACGACACCCACAACATGTACATCAGCTCCATGGAGGCATCCTTCATGCAGCAGCTCCGTGGccagcagcagcaccaccaccacgccgctcCTGACAGGAACATGACCCATGTGGGTCTTGGCCATGGGCTCAAGCCACACCAAGAGGGAGCTTCAGATAATGCCGGGGCCGAGAGGAACGTCTCCCGCTCGCGTGATGTGGGCGCAAGAGGCCTGCCCGAGGATCCGTGGGCAAGGCGCTTCAAGCCGCGCGATTCTGCTATGAATCGTCGTGGTGATGGGGTTGGTGCTTCTGATGGTGAATCAGGTACTGATACGGTTCAAGGGGCGGTtccgaagcatggaagagaagtggTCAGTTGCGTTGGAGGAAATCTTGTTGACAAAACCTCAG AAGAAGTCTCTGGTCAAAACTTTCCTGAAGATGAGGTTCATTCCGCTGCTCAGCCAAGCAAATCGTGCAAGAAAAGGAGGCCTGCCTCTTCCACTGCTGCAGGTTCTTTCATCTCGATGCTCGGCGACAAGCGGTGGTGA